GAAGAGAGTGAGGATCAAACATGAGTGCCATAACCCAAGTGCCCAACCATCCGGCAACAGACGCGTCAGCTTGGGAGACGGCTGATTTTGCATCGCCAGAGGACTACAGTGTGAAACTCACCGCAGGCAATCTCGATGAACTTGACTCCGCCTTGCGTGCTGTAAAAGCACACGGCCTGTCGCTGACGGAGATTACCCGTGATAATTTCCCTCTGCCGGGTATGACGGCAAGTATCCGCCGGTGGTGCGACGAGCTGGGTCAGGGGCGCGGTTTCTTTGTCCTGGATCGTTTGCCAGTGGAGCGCTATAGCGTCGAAGAGATCGAGATGATTTATTGGGGAATCGGGACTCACATGGGCAAGGCGGTTTCCCAGAGCGTGATGGGCGACATGATCGGCCGGGTTATGGATCATTCCCGCGAAGACCCACATGCACGGGCTTATCGTAACCGTCAGGCGTTGGTGCCGCACACCGATTTCGCATCGGTCGTCGGGCTTTTATGTATTCGCCCCGGGCGTGATGGTGGTGAGACCTTGCTGACAAGTGCCGCCAGTATTAATAACGTGATGCTGGAGGAGACGCCAGAGCAGCTGGAGCGCCTTTACCACGGCTACTACCGCCATCGGCGCGGCGAACAGGGGCCTGACGAGAAGGAGTACACCGAGCAGAAGACGCCAGTCTTGTGGTCTGTGGATGGCCGGATCGGGTGTCATTATACCCGTCCCTATGTGGTCAATGGGCAAATTGCCGCGGGCGAGCCTTTGGATGCCTTCGCCCTGGCGGCACTGGATACTTTCGACCGGGTCGCATCACGTGATGATCTCCAGTTGCGTTTCACCATTCAGGCCGGTCAGGCGGTGTTCATGAGCAACTATTCCGTGTTGCATGGCAGGACTGCCTTCGAGGATCACGACGAAATCGAACGCCGCCGCTTGTTACTGCGCCTGTGGTTGCTTTGCCCCGGCCTGCAACCATTACCCGATTGCAGCCTTGACAGCCATGAGGGTATTACACCGCAGCCCGGGCGTAAGCCGACCTTCGACTGGGGGGCGGTCAATGCATCGAAGCCGGGCGAGAATGCGGTTAACTGAAAAAATTTACCCGGAATATTGGCATGTCCCGCAAAACCAAAAACATCCTGTTTATTATGTTCGATCAACTCCGGTTTGATTATTTGAGTTGTTACGGCCATCCACACCTGCATACACCGCATATAGACAGGCTGGCGGAACAGGGTGTGCGCTTTACCCATGCGTATTGCCAGTCGCCCGCTTGTGGCCCATCCCGCATGAGTTTTTATACCGGGCGTTATGTCGATAGCCACGGCGCTTCCTCGAACGGGTTTCCGCTGCGGGTAGGCGAATACACGCTGGGGGATCATCTGCGCAAGCTGGGGATGGATGCCTATCTGTTGGGTAAAACCCATATGACGCCTGATTTGGAAGGCATGGCGCGACTGGGCATAAACCCGGACAGTATTATCGGCGCACGGGTTGCAGAGTGTGGTTTCGATGTTATTGCACGGGATGACGGTCTGTGGCCGGAAGGGCCGGATGGCTGCTATGACCAGCGTGTTTCACCCTATAACAACTATCTTAAAAACAAGGGCTATGACAGCGATAACCCCTGGCTGGAACATGCCAATGCAGGCGTGGAGGAGGATGGCGAAATGGCCTCCGGCTGGTTTATGAAGCACGCTGACAAGCCAGCCAATATCCGCGAGGAAGATTCGGAAACCGCGTTTCTGACCACGCGCTGTATGGAATTTATCGACCGGCAGAACCAGTCGGGCAGCAAGCCCTGGTTATGCCACCTGTCCTATATCAAGCCTCATTGGCCTTATATCGTACCCGCCCCGTATCACGCCATGTATGGGCAGGAACACCGGCTGCCGGTCAACCGTGCCGAAAGCGAACGTGAAAACCCACACCCGCTTTACCAACTGTTTATGGATAACGTGATTGGCAAGGCTTTCCGGCGCGATGAAGTGTTGGCAAAGGTGGTTCCCGCTTATATGGGGCTGATCAAGCAGTGCGATGACCAGTTGGGACGCTTGTTCCGGCACCTGGAGGAAACCGGGCGTATGGATGACACCCTGATCGTCATTACCGCCGACCATGGTGATTACATGGGGGATCACTGGCTGGGGGAGAAAGACCTGTTTCATGCGCCATCCGTAAAAGTACCACTGATTATCTATGACCCATCCCCCGCTGCCGACACCACTCGTGGGCAGGTCTGTGATGAACCGGTGGAAACCATTGATATTACCGCGACCTTTGTAGAAGCTGCCGGTGGTGTAGTGAAGGATCATCTGGATCATAGGCTGGAGGGACGTTCATTGCTGCCTTACCTGCATGGTCAGCCGATGCAATGGCGCGGGTATGCCATCAGTGAACTGGATTATTCAATCAGTTTTGCCAATGCAAAACTTAAAGTGCCGCCACGCGATGCCCGTTTGTTCATGGTTGCGGACAAACGCTGGAAGTATGTCAATGCCGCTCTGGGAGGCTTCAGGCCCCTATTATTTGATCTACAGAATGATCCGGATGAATTACAGGATTTGGGGGTAAGCGCCGAACCGGAGCATGTAGCGGCCATGGCTCTGATGGAGCAACGTTTGGTGGAATGGAGCCGCCGTTTAAGTCAACGGTCAACGCTATCCGAGCAACAGATTCGTGATATGCCCGGCAAATCACAACGCTGCGGTATTATCCTGGGCGCATTTGACGAGGGGGAAGTGGCGTCGGAGCTTACCGTAAAGTTTTTCCGGAAGGTGAAACAGCGTTTCGTTGGGACGGATTCATGATTCCGTTGTTGCCGATTGTGCTGGCGGGTGGCGGTATTCTGCTGGGAAACAAACTGTCCCGTAGATTGGCTACCCGCAAAAAGAACACGACAAAGGCCAGACACTCGTTGCCTCACAAAAACGTACTTGCCATTGACATACATTCGCTGGACGACCGTTACCAGCAATTTTTCCGTGAGAAGGTTGACCCGTTGTTTTTCAGCAAGCAACGCGATCAGCAGATGCAGGAGTTTGCCGGTGCGTATGACAAGAAAGAAGCCGAAATCAACCGCAGTCTGGGCTATGCGCTGGTGAGTTCCAAGCTGGCGTTGCTGGGCGCAGTTACATACACGCCGCTGTCTTGGATCAGTGCTGCCGGACTCGTTGTCACCATGTGGCCGATGATGAAGCGCAGCCTGATTATCATGTGGAAAGAAAAGCGCCTCAAATACCAATTGGTTGGCATTTTGTCGGTTTACAGCGGCCTAGCCGCCGGGTATTACGTTCTCAGTAACCTGATGGCGCTGGTACTTTTTGCCGCCTTCAAGTTGGCGGCGCGTACCGAAGCCAGTTCCCAGGCCAACCTCCGGCACACCTTCGCCTTGCAACCGCCTGCTGACGTATGGGTGCAACAGGAGGGTGTTGAGATCCGGATAGCCTTTACCGAATTGAAGGTTGGGGATGTTATCGTGTTGTCTGCAGGGCAAACCATCCCGGTTGATGGCCATGTCACAGAAGGCATGGCCAGCATTGACCAGCATATCCTGACAGGGGAATCCCAGCCGGTGGAAAAAGCAGTGGGCGATCAGGTGTTCGCCAATACGCTGATCCTGAGCGGCAAGGTTTACGTCCGGGTTGAGCAGGCCGGCAATGACACGGCAGCGGCACAGATTGGCAATATCCTCGGCAATATGACTTCCCACCGGCTGGAACATGAAGCCCGCAGTGAACGCCTGGCGGATAAGTTGACCCTGCCGCTATTGGCTGCCAGCAGCCTGGCGCTGGTAACGGTTGGCCCGGCGGGAGCTGTGGCCATCATGAACAGTGGTGTGGGTTCTACTCTGTATTTTTCCGGGCCGCTGAGTATGCTCAGTCACCTGAACCTTGCTTCCCATCATGGCATTTTGGTCAAGGACGGGCGTTCCCTAGAAAAACTTCACGAAGTGGATACCGTGGTCTTCGACAAGACCGGAACCCTGACGCTGGAACAGCCCGAAGTCGGTCAGATTCATTGTTGTGACGGTTGGGATGAAAGCAGCGTGCTGGCTTTCGCCGCGCTTGCCGAACACCGTCAAAGCCACCCACTTGCCAAGGCCATCCTGGTGGCGGCGGAACAGCACGGGCTCAAGGCCGCAACACCGGATTCAGCCGCCTACAGCCTTGGTTTCGGGGTACAGGTGCAGCATCAGGGCAGCACCATCCAGGTTGGCAGCCAACGTTTCATGCAGCAGTCCGGGGTGGCCATTCCCTCAGGTATGGAGGCAATCAAGGCGCTTTGCCGGGAGAGTGGCAACTCGCTGATTTTCGTGGCTGTGAATGGAGAACTGGCGGGAGCGCTGGAAATGCAGGCGCAGTTGCGCCCCGAAACGGTGGAGTTAGTCAACAGGCTGCACCAACGTGGTCTGAAGCTGTGCATCCTGTCAGGCGATCACGTACAACCTACCCGGCATCTGGCGTTGCGTTTGGGGATCGACGATTTCTTTGCCGAAGTCTTGCCGGAAGGCAAGGCGGATAAGCTCCGTCAGTTGCAGGACGCGGGCCGCACCGTTTGTTTCGTTGGTGACGGTCTCAATGATGCTATCGCCTTACAGCAGGCGGATGTATCAGTTTCGCTCCGGGGCGCGACTACTGTTGCCACTGATAGCGCCCAGATCGTGCTGATGAACCAGTCCCTGCAACAGCTTGACGAACTGTTCGGGATTGCCCACAGCTTCAGCAAAAATCTTGACCAGAGCCTGCGCATTGCCTATGTTCCCGGCGTTGTGTTGATTGGCGGGGTATTTTTACTGCACTTCGGTATGCCTGCCGCCTTGTTGCTATATGGCGGCGGGGTAGCGGCTGCAATGGGCAAAGCCCTTTCACCACTGCGTAAAATCACCAAAGAACAGGGTTAATCAGGCACGGGTTTTGCCGCCAGACGGTTGCGTGTGTGATGAGATGATCCGTCCCTCATGTGTGCCAGTTTTGGGACAACCATTGGTATTGTTAGCATGGTGCTGCCGACCGCCATCAGCAACAGTGCTGTGAAGGTATCCGTGGTGATAATGTCTTTGTCCAGCAGGATATTGGCGAAAATGATCATGATCAGAGCCTTGGTTTGCAACAGCCAGCCGATAATGGATGCCTCCCCCGGCTTCCATTGCAGGATTTTCCCCGCGATGTGAACGCCCAGCAATTTGCCTGCCACCGCTGCACAGAGCAAGGCAGCCGCAGCCATGAACACGGCTTCCCCCCCGACGCTCCACTGGGTTTTCAGGCCAGTGCTGAGGAAGAAAACCGGCATGATTACCAGCAACACATGCTGACGCAGCGAGTCCATCTGTTTCTGGTTGAACCATTCTCCATCCACGATAACACCGGCGAGGAACGCGCCCACCATGAAATGCAGCCCGGCCCAGTCTGCGCCGAAAGCACAGGCGGCCAGTGCAATTAGACCCACGTACCAGCGGTCGCTCTCCGGCAGCCGTATTATCAGTTTGCGGAACCCGTAGCTGAACAGCGCGAAGGCCAACAGGAATGCGCCTTGTTTGCCGACCCGTTCCCAATCCATCAGGATCAGCGCCAATACTGCCCAAATGGCAATGTCATCCAGGCTGCCATAGCGCAGGATGCGCTGCCCGAGAGGACGCCGCAGAATGTCCAGTTTTTCCATGAACAGGATCAGAATGGGCAGGGCGGTAACAGCGCAGGCCATGCCCACCCCGAAAACAAATTGCCAATCAGTTCCGTTGGTGCCTACCCAGCCGTCGTACCTCAACATGCCAACGGCTACCAGGCTGCACAACAGGAGGGGTGTGGCCAGGGCAAAACCGGCGGTGATGCCGCTTTCCCGACGATGTGTCCAGGCATGTTTCAGATCCAGCTCTATGCCTGCAATCCAGACAAACAGTATCACCGCCCACCAGGCGATGCCATTCAATGCCTGGGTGACGGGTTGGGTAAAAATGAAATGGTAGTACTCCGGAAAAATGCTACC
The sequence above is drawn from the Thiothrix nivea DSM 5205 genome and encodes:
- a CDS encoding TauD/TfdA family dioxygenase codes for the protein MSAITQVPNHPATDASAWETADFASPEDYSVKLTAGNLDELDSALRAVKAHGLSLTEITRDNFPLPGMTASIRRWCDELGQGRGFFVLDRLPVERYSVEEIEMIYWGIGTHMGKAVSQSVMGDMIGRVMDHSREDPHARAYRNRQALVPHTDFASVVGLLCIRPGRDGGETLLTSAASINNVMLEETPEQLERLYHGYYRHRRGEQGPDEKEYTEQKTPVLWSVDGRIGCHYTRPYVVNGQIAAGEPLDAFALAALDTFDRVASRDDLQLRFTIQAGQAVFMSNYSVLHGRTAFEDHDEIERRRLLLRLWLLCPGLQPLPDCSLDSHEGITPQPGRKPTFDWGAVNASKPGENAVN
- a CDS encoding sulfatase-like hydrolase/transferase — encoded protein: MSRKTKNILFIMFDQLRFDYLSCYGHPHLHTPHIDRLAEQGVRFTHAYCQSPACGPSRMSFYTGRYVDSHGASSNGFPLRVGEYTLGDHLRKLGMDAYLLGKTHMTPDLEGMARLGINPDSIIGARVAECGFDVIARDDGLWPEGPDGCYDQRVSPYNNYLKNKGYDSDNPWLEHANAGVEEDGEMASGWFMKHADKPANIREEDSETAFLTTRCMEFIDRQNQSGSKPWLCHLSYIKPHWPYIVPAPYHAMYGQEHRLPVNRAESERENPHPLYQLFMDNVIGKAFRRDEVLAKVVPAYMGLIKQCDDQLGRLFRHLEETGRMDDTLIVITADHGDYMGDHWLGEKDLFHAPSVKVPLIIYDPSPAADTTRGQVCDEPVETIDITATFVEAAGGVVKDHLDHRLEGRSLLPYLHGQPMQWRGYAISELDYSISFANAKLKVPPRDARLFMVADKRWKYVNAALGGFRPLLFDLQNDPDELQDLGVSAEPEHVAAMALMEQRLVEWSRRLSQRSTLSEQQIRDMPGKSQRCGIILGAFDEGEVASELTVKFFRKVKQRFVGTDS
- a CDS encoding heavy metal translocating P-type ATPase, with protein sequence MIPLLPIVLAGGGILLGNKLSRRLATRKKNTTKARHSLPHKNVLAIDIHSLDDRYQQFFREKVDPLFFSKQRDQQMQEFAGAYDKKEAEINRSLGYALVSSKLALLGAVTYTPLSWISAAGLVVTMWPMMKRSLIIMWKEKRLKYQLVGILSVYSGLAAGYYVLSNLMALVLFAAFKLAARTEASSQANLRHTFALQPPADVWVQQEGVEIRIAFTELKVGDVIVLSAGQTIPVDGHVTEGMASIDQHILTGESQPVEKAVGDQVFANTLILSGKVYVRVEQAGNDTAAAQIGNILGNMTSHRLEHEARSERLADKLTLPLLAASSLALVTVGPAGAVAIMNSGVGSTLYFSGPLSMLSHLNLASHHGILVKDGRSLEKLHEVDTVVFDKTGTLTLEQPEVGQIHCCDGWDESSVLAFAALAEHRQSHPLAKAILVAAEQHGLKAATPDSAAYSLGFGVQVQHQGSTIQVGSQRFMQQSGVAIPSGMEAIKALCRESGNSLIFVAVNGELAGALEMQAQLRPETVELVNRLHQRGLKLCILSGDHVQPTRHLALRLGIDDFFAEVLPEGKADKLRQLQDAGRTVCFVGDGLNDAIALQQADVSVSLRGATTVATDSAQIVLMNQSLQQLDELFGIAHSFSKNLDQSLRIAYVPGVVLIGGVFLLHFGMPAALLLYGGGVAAAMGKALSPLRKITKEQG
- a CDS encoding cation:proton antiporter, translating into MHITVSELFLIALVIIFSVPYLIWRVGRTEYYAPLVVVQIITGILLGPGVLGSIFPEYYHFIFTQPVTQALNGIAWWAVILFVWIAGIELDLKHAWTHRRESGITAGFALATPLLLCSLVAVGMLRYDGWVGTNGTDWQFVFGVGMACAVTALPILILFMEKLDILRRPLGQRILRYGSLDDIAIWAVLALILMDWERVGKQGAFLLAFALFSYGFRKLIIRLPESDRWYVGLIALAACAFGADWAGLHFMVGAFLAGVIVDGEWFNQKQMDSLRQHVLLVIMPVFFLSTGLKTQWSVGGEAVFMAAAALLCAAVAGKLLGVHIAGKILQWKPGEASIIGWLLQTKALIMIIFANILLDKDIITTDTFTALLLMAVGSTMLTIPMVVPKLAHMRDGSSHHTRNRLAAKPVPD